One genomic segment of Polyangia bacterium includes these proteins:
- a CDS encoding 4Fe-4S dicluster domain-containing protein, translating to MNHQQPGSGNRPASNEATCTGAKAQRLADAELLQIGRGPRLGDGAADVDGDADESGSSRRDFLSLMGFSLGVVGLGAGCRAPVMHAIPLPTATPEMVPGVPLTYATTCGACPSSCTLLVKQRDGRPIKIDGNPDSPVFGGGTCATGQAALLSLYDSSRLRGPRWNGHPSTWADVDARVAAALASLGGSGAPAAGGQQIVLLSGTIPSPSTRALIAAWIRRYPNFRHVVVDAVSAGALREATRRTFGRAVVPHYLFDKARVVVALEADFLGTWLSPVEFARGYAAARRAKAAAPAMHVQIESGYSVTGSNADLRLPVPPSALGAVAAALYARLAQRSGGAAAAADFPVVDDPLADVGLSRAQLDAIADHLWRARGVSLVVSGSADPDTQTLVAGMNILLGNVGRTVDVARASLQRQGDDAALAALTAQMVDGQVGALMIYGVNPGYDHSDGPAFLEALKHVPLSIAFASHVDETSAHVHGICPDHHFLESWGDAEPIEDTLSLAQPLIAPLFGTRAAPESLLRWLGGRDSHHDYVRSFWREAIFPRQTVETDFDAFWDRTLQGGILRTALTIEDPPTPAPAPARAHALKAAASVVARFQQAAFAGGPDRVELHTFESVALRDGRHAQNPWLQELPDPITRLTWGNVAAVSPALARRMDLVNGDVVALVAGDRRIELPAFVQAGQDRRTISVALGYGRTAAGSAGSGVGANAFVFGAWSAAGRPSDVPNLTVAKTGHRVLLASAQTHLSMEGRPIALTTDGEHDANASAEPPMPTLWKPRLQGEHAWGMAIDLDACTGCSACVVSCQVENNVPVIGQDQVQRNRIMHWLRIDRYFDDAAADDEGGGDRRSMHQPMMCQHCGHAPCETVCPVLATTTSSEGLNQQVYNRCIGTRYCANNCPYKVRRFNWLAYTNAGPHASHMEDPVGRLVLNPDVTVRTRGIMEKCSLCVQRIQLGKNQALKERRTVADGDIQTACQQSCPTGAITFGDLMDDDSRVSRLLSDRRAYRVLDELGTRPNVGYLKRIRRPAPGAGDKP from the coding sequence ATGAATCACCAGCAACCAGGCAGCGGCAATCGCCCGGCGAGCAACGAAGCGACGTGCACCGGCGCCAAGGCGCAACGGTTGGCCGACGCCGAGCTGCTGCAGATCGGTCGCGGACCGCGCCTGGGCGACGGCGCCGCTGACGTCGACGGCGACGCCGACGAGAGCGGATCATCGCGCCGCGATTTCTTGTCGCTGATGGGCTTTTCGCTGGGCGTCGTCGGTCTCGGCGCCGGCTGCCGCGCGCCGGTCATGCACGCCATCCCTTTGCCGACGGCCACGCCAGAGATGGTACCGGGCGTTCCGTTGACCTATGCCACCACCTGCGGGGCGTGCCCATCGTCGTGCACGCTGCTGGTCAAACAGCGCGACGGACGACCGATCAAGATCGACGGCAACCCGGACTCGCCTGTTTTCGGCGGGGGCACCTGCGCCACCGGTCAAGCCGCGCTGCTTTCGCTTTACGACAGCTCCCGGCTGCGTGGACCGCGGTGGAACGGCCATCCGTCGACCTGGGCGGACGTCGACGCGCGTGTGGCCGCGGCCTTGGCCTCGCTGGGCGGGTCCGGCGCCCCGGCGGCCGGCGGTCAGCAGATCGTCCTTCTGTCCGGCACCATCCCCAGCCCGTCGACGCGGGCGCTGATCGCCGCCTGGATCCGGCGCTATCCTAACTTTCGTCACGTGGTGGTCGACGCTGTCTCGGCCGGCGCCCTGCGTGAGGCCACGCGACGCACGTTCGGACGCGCGGTGGTGCCGCATTACCTGTTCGACAAGGCGCGCGTGGTGGTGGCGCTGGAGGCGGATTTTCTCGGCACCTGGCTGTCGCCGGTCGAGTTCGCCCGCGGCTACGCCGCCGCCCGCCGCGCCAAGGCCGCGGCGCCGGCGATGCACGTCCAGATCGAATCGGGCTATTCGGTCACCGGCAGCAACGCCGACCTGCGCCTGCCTGTGCCGCCGTCGGCGCTGGGCGCGGTGGCGGCGGCGCTGTATGCGCGCCTGGCCCAGCGGTCGGGTGGCGCCGCGGCCGCGGCGGACTTTCCGGTGGTGGACGATCCGCTGGCGGACGTGGGTCTTTCGCGGGCGCAGCTGGACGCCATCGCCGATCATCTGTGGCGGGCGCGCGGGGTTTCGTTGGTGGTCAGCGGCAGCGCCGATCCCGACACGCAGACGTTGGTCGCCGGGATGAACATCCTGCTCGGCAACGTCGGCCGCACTGTCGACGTGGCGCGCGCGTCGCTGCAACGGCAGGGCGACGATGCGGCGCTGGCCGCGCTGACCGCGCAGATGGTCGACGGGCAGGTCGGCGCCTTGATGATCTACGGGGTCAATCCCGGCTATGACCACTCCGACGGGCCGGCGTTTCTGGAGGCGCTGAAGCACGTCCCGCTGTCGATCGCCTTCGCCTCGCACGTTGACGAGACCAGCGCGCACGTGCACGGCATCTGCCCGGATCATCATTTCCTCGAATCATGGGGCGACGCCGAACCGATCGAGGACACGCTGAGCCTGGCGCAGCCGCTGATCGCCCCGCTGTTCGGCACGCGCGCCGCACCGGAGAGCCTGTTGCGCTGGCTGGGCGGCCGCGACAGCCACCACGATTATGTTCGATCGTTCTGGCGCGAGGCGATCTTTCCCCGCCAGACGGTGGAGACCGACTTCGACGCTTTCTGGGATCGCACGCTGCAAGGAGGAATCTTGCGGACGGCGCTGACCATCGAGGATCCGCCGACGCCCGCGCCGGCGCCCGCCCGCGCGCACGCGCTCAAAGCCGCGGCGTCGGTGGTGGCGCGGTTTCAGCAGGCGGCGTTCGCCGGTGGCCCCGATCGCGTCGAGCTGCACACCTTTGAAAGCGTCGCCCTGCGCGACGGCCGCCACGCCCAGAACCCGTGGCTGCAAGAGCTGCCCGATCCGATCACCCGCCTGACCTGGGGCAACGTCGCCGCCGTGTCGCCGGCGCTGGCGCGTCGGATGGATCTGGTGAACGGCGACGTCGTCGCGCTGGTGGCCGGCGATCGGCGCATCGAATTGCCGGCCTTCGTGCAGGCGGGCCAGGATCGGCGCACGATCTCCGTCGCGCTCGGTTATGGGCGAACCGCCGCGGGTTCGGCTGGCAGCGGCGTGGGTGCCAACGCGTTCGTGTTCGGCGCGTGGTCGGCGGCCGGCCGCCCGTCCGATGTCCCGAACCTCACCGTCGCGAAGACCGGCCACCGCGTGCTGCTGGCCAGCGCGCAGACTCACCTGTCGATGGAGGGCCGGCCGATCGCCCTCACCACCGACGGCGAACACGACGCCAACGCATCAGCGGAGCCGCCGATGCCGACGTTGTGGAAGCCGCGGCTGCAGGGCGAGCACGCCTGGGGCATGGCCATCGATCTCGACGCCTGCACCGGCTGCTCGGCGTGCGTGGTGTCGTGCCAGGTCGAAAACAACGTCCCGGTGATCGGCCAGGATCAAGTCCAGCGCAACCGGATCATGCACTGGCTGCGCATCGATCGGTATTTCGACGACGCCGCGGCCGATGACGAAGGCGGCGGCGACCGACGCAGCATGCACCAGCCGATGATGTGCCAGCACTGCGGCCACGCCCCGTGCGAGACGGTATGTCCGGTGCTGGCCACCACCACCAGCTCGGAAGGTCTGAACCAGCAGGTCTACAACCGCTGCATCGGGACCCGGTACTGCGCGAACAACTGCCCGTACAAGGTGCGGCGGTTCAACTGGCTGGCGTACACCAACGCGGGGCCGCACGCCTCGCACATGGAAGATCCCGTCGGCCGCCTGGTGTTGAACCCCGACGTCACGGTTCGCACGCGCGGGATCATGGAAAAATGCAGCCTGTGCGTGCAGCGCATCCAGCTGGGAAAAAACCAGGCCTTGAAAGAACGGCGCACCGTCGCTGACGGGGACATCCAGACCGCCTGCCAGCAAAGCTGCCCGACCGGCGCCATCACCTTCGGTGATCTGATGGACGACGACAGCCGGGTGTCGCGCCTGCTCAGCGACCGCCGCGCCTACCGGGTGCTGGACGAGCTCGGCACACGCCCGAACGTCGGCTACCTGAAACGCATCCGGCGCCCGGCGCCCGGCGCGGGAGACAAACCATGA
- the nrfD gene encoding NrfD/PsrC family molybdoenzyme membrane anchor subunit, with the protein MSAPTVDELTRAASSSSPRAPSALPPPRWVDGHPSCGQITADIAAPLEGRPGKGWWICFGVALLALANLLVMVTYLFAKGIGVWGLNNSVGWAFDITNFVFWVGIGHAGTLISAVLLLFRQKWRTSINRSAEAMTIFAVMCAGLFPLIHMGRPWDAFFIFPYFPNQRGPLWVNFRSPLVWDVFAISTYLTISLVFWYLGMVPDLATLRDRATARLKKLVLGTLSLGWNGSHRTWARYETVSLILAGLATPLVLSVHSIVSTDFATSLLPGWHTTIFPPYFVAGAIYSGFGMVLTLLIITRQTMHLQRYITINHLEAMAKVTLATGSLVSYAYATEFFAAWFTGNIYERYHFINRATGPYAWCFYLMVLGNVVTSQFLWFKRARRSVVVLFIASILINVGMWFERFVIIVVSLHRAFLPSGWGMFYPTAVDVGVLVGSFGLFFTCFLLFIRFLPMIAIWEIKGVAQDPGPHAPTDGRHDD; encoded by the coding sequence ATGAGCGCGCCCACCGTCGACGAGCTCACGCGCGCAGCGTCTTCGTCCTCGCCGCGCGCCCCGTCCGCGCTGCCGCCGCCGCGCTGGGTGGACGGCCACCCCAGCTGCGGCCAGATCACCGCCGACATCGCCGCGCCTCTGGAAGGTCGGCCCGGCAAGGGCTGGTGGATCTGCTTTGGCGTGGCGCTGCTGGCCCTGGCCAATCTCCTGGTGATGGTGACCTATCTGTTCGCCAAGGGGATCGGCGTGTGGGGTCTGAACAACAGCGTCGGCTGGGCCTTCGATATCACCAACTTCGTCTTCTGGGTGGGCATCGGCCACGCCGGGACGTTGATCTCGGCGGTGCTGCTGTTGTTCCGACAGAAATGGCGCACGTCGATCAACCGCAGCGCCGAGGCGATGACCATCTTCGCCGTCATGTGCGCCGGGCTGTTCCCGCTGATTCACATGGGCCGGCCCTGGGACGCGTTTTTTATTTTTCCATACTTTCCCAATCAGCGCGGCCCGCTGTGGGTGAACTTTCGCTCGCCGCTGGTGTGGGACGTGTTCGCCATCAGCACGTACCTGACCATCTCGCTGGTGTTCTGGTACCTCGGCATGGTGCCGGATCTGGCGACGCTGCGCGATCGGGCCACCGCGCGCCTGAAAAAGCTGGTGCTCGGCACGCTGAGCCTGGGATGGAACGGCTCGCACCGCACCTGGGCGCGCTATGAAACTGTCAGCCTGATCCTGGCCGGGCTGGCCACGCCGCTGGTGCTGTCGGTGCACTCGATCGTCAGCACCGACTTCGCCACGTCGCTGCTGCCGGGCTGGCACACCACGATCTTTCCGCCGTACTTCGTGGCCGGGGCGATCTACTCGGGCTTCGGGATGGTGCTGACGCTGCTCATTATCACGCGGCAGACCATGCACCTGCAGCGGTACATCACCATCAATCACCTGGAGGCGATGGCCAAGGTGACGCTGGCGACCGGATCGCTGGTCAGCTACGCGTACGCCACCGAATTTTTCGCCGCCTGGTTCACCGGCAACATCTACGAGCGCTACCACTTCATCAACCGCGCCACCGGCCCTTACGCCTGGTGCTTTTACCTGATGGTGCTGGGCAACGTCGTGACGTCGCAGTTCCTGTGGTTCAAACGGGCGCGGCGCAGCGTGGTGGTGCTTTTTATCGCCTCGATCTTGATCAACGTCGGAATGTGGTTCGAACGCTTCGTGATCATCGTGGTGTCGCTGCACCGGGCGTTCTTGCCGTCAGGGTGGGGCATGTTCTATCCGACGGCCGTCGACGTGGGCGTCCTGGTCGGCAGTTTTGGCCTATTTTTTACCTGTTTTCTGCTGTTCATCCGGTTCCTCCCGATGATCGCCATCTGGGAAATCAAGGGCGTCGCGCAAGACCCCGGCCCGCACGCCCCAACCGACGGGAGGCACGATGACTGA
- a CDS encoding DUF3341 domain-containing protein, which yields MTEHRRFLVATFTDPAHLLAAVRPLRVASVPIYDVYAPYPVHGLDQAMGLRRTRLPLVTLLAGLAGLSFALLFQFYTNVFDWPLNVGGKPDNSALAFVPVCFELTVLLGGLVTVGALFIRTRLYPGQRASLAAAGVTDDRFALVLRTPADRDERQHTFALLLRHHAAQIDERDTPP from the coding sequence ATGACTGAGCATCGTCGCTTCCTGGTCGCCACATTCACCGATCCGGCGCACCTGCTGGCGGCGGTGCGGCCGCTGCGCGTGGCCAGCGTGCCCATCTACGACGTGTACGCGCCGTATCCCGTGCACGGCCTGGATCAGGCGATGGGGCTGCGACGCACGCGCTTGCCGCTGGTGACGCTGCTGGCGGGTTTAGCCGGGCTGTCGTTCGCGTTGCTGTTTCAGTTCTACACCAACGTCTTCGACTGGCCGCTGAACGTGGGCGGCAAGCCGGACAACTCGGCGCTGGCGTTCGTCCCGGTGTGCTTCGAGTTGACGGTGCTCCTGGGCGGCCTGGTCACCGTCGGCGCGCTGTTCATCCGGACCCGGCTTTATCCCGGCCAGCGCGCGTCGCTGGCAGCGGCCGGCGTCACCGACGATCGGTTCGCCCTGGTGCTGCGGACGCCGGCGGATCGCGACGAACGTCAACACACGTTCGCGCTGCTCTTGCGGCACCACGCCGCGCAGATCGATGAGAGGGACACCCCGCCATGA
- a CDS encoding cytochrome c, with protein sequence MKRAAIHALLIPSLAFALGAGCQATRQSRAREYMPDMVRGPAYKAFAPNAGTSDGLTLRRPVPGTIARGQHPFHFQPGEPEAIRAGLALHSPYAPTAAVLDDGKGLFGIYCTPCHGQTGKGDGPLAGKIPPPPAYRSERVLGFPAGRLFHVLTMGSGKMPSYAAQLSPDERWKVIAYVQTALQGKKEMEGRP encoded by the coding sequence ATGAAGCGCGCCGCGATCCACGCGCTGCTCATCCCGTCGCTGGCCTTCGCTTTGGGCGCCGGTTGCCAGGCCACGCGCCAAAGCCGCGCCCGCGAGTACATGCCAGACATGGTGCGCGGCCCGGCGTACAAGGCGTTCGCCCCCAACGCCGGCACCAGCGACGGGCTGACCTTGCGTCGCCCGGTGCCGGGAACCATCGCCCGCGGCCAGCACCCGTTTCACTTTCAGCCGGGCGAACCGGAAGCCATTCGCGCCGGCCTGGCGCTGCACAGTCCTTACGCGCCAACGGCGGCGGTGCTGGACGACGGCAAAGGGCTGTTCGGGATCTACTGCACGCCCTGTCACGGTCAGACCGGAAAAGGCGACGGTCCGCTGGCTGGAAAAATCCCGCCGCCACCGGCCTATCGATCGGAGCGCGTCCTTGGCTTTCCGGCCGGTCGCTTGTTTCACGTGCTGACGATGGGCTCCGGAAAGATGCCGTCCTACGCCGCGCAGCTTTCGCCCGACGAGCGCTGGAAAGTCATCGCCTACGTCCAGACCGCGTTGCAGGGCAAAAAAGAAATGGAGGGCCGGCCATGA